One part of the Bdellovibrio sp. KM01 genome encodes these proteins:
- a CDS encoding BlaI/MecI/CopY family transcriptional regulator: MKKLPSLGEQEIEILRYISTHGDLSVREVADHFEKQKGLARTTILTVMERLRTKGFLTRTKVDGIFKYSEKIEAQTVMKGKVTEFVERTLGGSVSPLINYFAGQKKLSAEEIDKLRAIVADFDKSNKGSRS, translated from the coding sequence ATGAAGAAACTGCCCAGCTTAGGTGAGCAAGAAATTGAAATTCTTCGTTACATTTCCACACACGGAGATCTTTCGGTACGTGAGGTGGCCGATCATTTTGAAAAGCAAAAGGGTCTGGCGCGAACGACCATCCTGACAGTGATGGAGCGTCTGCGTACGAAGGGCTTTCTGACTCGCACTAAAGTCGATGGGATTTTTAAATATTCAGAGAAAATCGAAGCGCAAACAGTCATGAAGGGGAAAGTGACAGAGTTCGTCGAGCGTACCCTGGGTGGATCTGTTTCTCCTTTGATTAACTACTTTGCCGGTCAGAAAAAACTTAGTGCCGAGGAAATCGATAAGCTGCGTGCGATCGTCGCAGATTTTGATAAATCCAACAAAGGCAGTAGATCATGA
- the topA gene encoding type I DNA topoisomerase, which produces MAKKTDAASDGIKLVIVESPTKAKTIRKFLGRDYVVESCMGHIRDLPQSAKDIPEKVKKEKWAQLGVNVDKNFEPLYCIPKDKTKVVKNLKDKLDEASELYLATDEDREGESISWHLLEVLKPKVPTKRMVFHEITKDAIQKALKDTREIDFNLVRAQEARRVLDRLVGYTISPLLWKKVAYGLSAGRVQSVAVRLIVEREQERIRFKKSAYWGVLAELSKDGVNFESRLQQFKQQRVATGKDFDGLTGQLTAGKDVLVLGEKEASKLSADLKSGPWTVSDVEEKPTFRKPAAPFITSSLQQESNRKLGLSARETMQVAQKLYEQGFITYMRTDSTFLSNEAISASRDCITSKYGKEYLTPQPRTYAAKKVKGAQEAHEAIRPAGTQFQDPDETGLTGHQFKLYDLIWKRTIASQMVDARQKQVSAKITVGDAIFGASGMTIEFPGFLRAYVEGSDDPEADLAEREVRLPALKVKDSVKCTKLDPTSHETKPPARYTEASLVQTMEKEGIGRPSTYASVIGTIIDRGYVRKGGTALIPTFTAMIVSKLLSSYLTQYVDLGFTSEMEQSLDNIADGELDWESYLASVYKGPKGLRAMVDSQEEKINPDEARTMSLEGMDKYKFHVGRYGAYLTTQRDGEDVSASVPDNESPADITPEIAEKLIDQKINGADALGKDPKTGEPIYVLSGRYGPYVQLGDVSPENDKPKRASLPPNMQPEQVDLQTALDLLSLPRSLGDHPGTGKDIKAGLGRFGPFIVHDGDYRSIPKGESVLTITFERAMEMLAQPKKGRGKAAALRDLGAHPETGDAIQVFNGPYGPYIKSGKVNASLPEGTTVETVTLEQAVGLINEKGPAKGSKGKGKAKSAPKAAKAPKAATKAAKEAPAAPKKSLKSAESAKDKAQALGVKKVVTRKAKK; this is translated from the coding sequence ATGGCCAAAAAAACTGACGCGGCATCCGACGGAATCAAACTCGTCATCGTGGAGTCACCGACAAAGGCAAAAACTATTCGTAAGTTTCTGGGAAGAGACTACGTTGTTGAGTCATGCATGGGACACATCCGCGATTTGCCTCAATCCGCAAAAGACATTCCTGAAAAAGTAAAAAAAGAAAAGTGGGCGCAGCTTGGGGTCAACGTTGATAAAAACTTTGAACCTCTTTATTGCATCCCTAAGGACAAAACGAAAGTCGTTAAAAACCTTAAAGACAAACTCGACGAAGCCTCAGAGCTCTATCTCGCGACCGATGAAGACCGCGAGGGGGAGTCTATCAGCTGGCATTTGCTTGAAGTTCTAAAACCAAAAGTTCCGACAAAACGAATGGTGTTCCACGAGATCACTAAAGATGCGATTCAAAAAGCGTTGAAAGACACGCGTGAGATTGACTTCAACCTGGTCCGTGCCCAAGAGGCGCGCCGTGTGCTCGACCGACTGGTGGGTTACACGATCTCTCCACTTCTTTGGAAGAAAGTGGCTTACGGTTTGTCAGCGGGTCGCGTGCAGTCTGTGGCGGTGCGTTTGATCGTTGAACGTGAGCAAGAACGCATCCGCTTTAAAAAGTCTGCTTACTGGGGTGTGTTGGCGGAGCTGTCGAAAGATGGCGTGAACTTCGAATCTCGTTTGCAGCAATTCAAACAGCAACGTGTGGCGACGGGTAAAGACTTTGATGGTCTGACGGGTCAGCTGACGGCTGGTAAAGATGTTTTGGTTCTGGGCGAGAAAGAAGCTTCAAAACTTTCAGCTGATTTGAAATCAGGTCCATGGACAGTTTCTGATGTTGAGGAAAAACCAACGTTTAGAAAACCGGCAGCGCCGTTCATCACTTCAAGTTTGCAACAGGAATCGAATCGTAAGTTGGGCTTGTCTGCTCGTGAAACGATGCAGGTTGCGCAAAAGCTGTACGAGCAAGGTTTCATCACCTATATGCGTACGGACTCGACGTTCTTGTCTAATGAGGCGATCAGTGCGTCCCGCGATTGTATCACTTCAAAATATGGCAAAGAGTACTTAACGCCTCAGCCGCGCACTTACGCTGCTAAAAAAGTAAAAGGTGCCCAAGAGGCCCATGAAGCGATTCGTCCCGCGGGCACACAGTTCCAAGATCCAGACGAAACGGGTCTGACAGGTCATCAGTTCAAACTTTACGATTTGATTTGGAAACGTACGATTGCATCGCAAATGGTTGATGCTCGTCAAAAACAAGTCAGCGCAAAAATCACTGTAGGTGATGCGATCTTTGGTGCTTCTGGTATGACGATCGAATTCCCAGGTTTCTTGCGTGCGTATGTTGAAGGCTCTGACGATCCAGAAGCAGATTTGGCAGAACGCGAAGTGCGTTTGCCGGCACTTAAAGTCAAAGACTCTGTGAAGTGCACTAAACTTGACCCAACTTCTCATGAAACAAAACCTCCAGCTCGTTATACCGAGGCAAGCCTTGTACAAACGATGGAGAAAGAAGGCATCGGTCGTCCGTCAACGTATGCATCTGTTATCGGTACTATCATCGATCGCGGATATGTTCGTAAGGGTGGCACGGCATTGATTCCGACATTCACGGCGATGATCGTATCGAAACTGTTGAGCAGCTATCTGACTCAGTATGTGGACTTGGGCTTTACTTCTGAAATGGAACAAAGCCTGGATAATATTGCAGACGGTGAATTGGATTGGGAAAGCTATCTTGCCTCCGTTTACAAAGGCCCTAAAGGTTTGCGTGCCATGGTTGATAGCCAAGAAGAAAAAATCAATCCCGATGAAGCACGTACAATGTCCTTGGAAGGCATGGATAAATATAAATTCCACGTCGGCCGTTATGGTGCGTACCTGACAACCCAACGTGATGGCGAAGACGTCAGCGCATCGGTTCCAGATAATGAATCACCAGCGGATATCACGCCTGAAATCGCAGAAAAATTGATCGATCAAAAAATCAATGGTGCCGATGCTTTGGGTAAAGATCCTAAAACAGGCGAGCCGATTTATGTTTTGAGCGGTCGTTATGGTCCGTATGTTCAATTGGGTGATGTATCACCTGAAAACGACAAACCAAAACGTGCGTCACTTCCACCGAATATGCAGCCGGAGCAGGTTGATTTGCAAACGGCCTTGGATCTGTTGTCCTTGCCGCGCAGCCTGGGTGATCACCCGGGCACAGGAAAAGACATCAAGGCAGGCTTGGGTCGTTTTGGTCCATTCATTGTTCATGATGGCGATTATCGTTCTATCCCTAAGGGTGAAAGCGTTTTGACTATTACCTTCGAACGCGCGATGGAAATGTTGGCTCAGCCTAAGAAAGGTCGCGGTAAAGCGGCGGCACTTCGTGATTTAGGTGCTCATCCAGAGACGGGTGATGCGATTCAAGTTTTCAATGGTCCTTATGGTCCTTACATTAAGAGTGGTAAGGTCAACGCTTCGTTGCCAGAGGGTACGACTGTTGAAACAGTCACATTGGAACAAGCAGTGGGCTTGATCAACGAGAAGGGTCCTGCGAAGGGCTCTAAAGGTAAAGGTAAGGCCAAGTCTGCTCCGAAAGCAGCGAAGGCTCCTAAGGCTGCGACGAAAGCCGCCAAGGAAGCGCCAGCCGCACCTAAGAAATCCTTGAAGAGTGCTGAGTCCGCGAAAGACAAGGCCCAAGCTCTGGGAGTTAAAAAGGTCGTCACTCGAAAAGCTAAAAAGTAA
- a CDS encoding HAD family hydrolase codes for MKPISAFTSSLKYLLTDIDDTLTDEGLLGAEAYEAMWALHDAGIKVIPVTGRPAGWCEMIARVWPVSGIIGENGGFYFRYHGKKMHRHFFFDEETQKSNRAKLNLLEKEILQKVPGSDLASDQFCRMMDLAIDFCEDVPALPKSEVQKIVDIFKAHGAQAKVSSIHVNGWFGSYDKLSMSLKFLQQEFGVSAEDSKKFCGFSGDSPNDEPMFQYFPNSFAVANIQNFVDQIKFHPTYVAQKRGGLGFTEIASAILKYK; via the coding sequence ATGAAACCAATTTCAGCATTCACCTCATCCCTCAAATATTTGCTCACGGATATCGACGACACTCTGACAGATGAGGGTCTTTTAGGAGCAGAAGCCTATGAAGCGATGTGGGCATTGCACGATGCTGGAATAAAAGTCATCCCTGTCACAGGTCGCCCTGCCGGCTGGTGTGAAATGATCGCCCGCGTGTGGCCTGTCAGTGGCATCATCGGTGAAAACGGCGGTTTTTATTTCCGTTATCATGGCAAAAAAATGCACCGCCATTTTTTCTTTGACGAGGAAACACAGAAAAGCAACCGCGCAAAACTGAATTTGCTTGAAAAAGAAATCCTTCAAAAAGTACCAGGCAGCGATTTGGCCAGCGATCAATTCTGTCGCATGATGGATCTGGCCATTGATTTTTGTGAAGACGTTCCGGCACTGCCAAAAAGCGAAGTGCAAAAAATCGTGGATATTTTTAAGGCCCACGGCGCACAAGCCAAAGTCAGTTCCATCCACGTCAACGGGTGGTTTGGTTCTTACGACAAGCTTTCCATGTCTCTTAAATTTCTGCAGCAAGAGTTCGGTGTCTCGGCCGAAGATTCCAAAAAATTCTGCGGCTTTAGCGGCGACTCCCCTAATGACGAACCCATGTTTCAATATTTTCCAAATAGTTTTGCCGTGGCAAACATTCAAAACTTTGTTGATCAAATCAAATTTCATCCCACATATGTGGCTCAGAAACGTGGTGGTTTGGGTTTCACAGAAATTGCCAGTGCCATTCTGAAATACAAATGA
- a CDS encoding TldD/PmbA family protein → MDTIKQSFQTIAAQAKQDGVKVEMLISGGESLDLGFQKKKLNTFESTQTQTAGLRVLLGASQGYAYTENLSADALMRTYKEALNNAKTVQSDDQFEIPMMKPAAYHALNLFNPEEIEMEKKMEVAKALEEKCLTLDSRVQAVPYSGFSQGLSFMRILNSEGVDQEFKQNYYVGRTAPLAKEGETSKMGGDGFFVRSFDKINTDEVARTSVNNAVKYLGATKLKTGNYPVVLDRKVFPTVLAMLLSYLSAKEVHENKSLLKGRIGQKVAGEKFNLVDDPFEMNGTAVRPFDSEGAPSQKTVLFENGVLKNYLTNLEYSKRMNLPHTANASRGPSSPMDIGPTNLVVAKGTKTQEQLLSLNPGQTVHITKFTGGLHAGFKDSTGDLSMPAEGFLYENGKCMGPIDQFVVSGNVLDVLRDIVELGDAYDRPGRSLIAPDVLIKSMSFAGG, encoded by the coding sequence ATGGACACTATTAAACAAAGCTTCCAAACAATTGCGGCGCAAGCAAAACAAGACGGCGTCAAAGTTGAAATGCTGATTTCCGGTGGCGAAAGTCTTGATTTGGGTTTTCAAAAAAAGAAATTGAACACTTTTGAATCCACACAAACTCAGACGGCGGGTCTTCGTGTTTTGCTGGGTGCCAGCCAAGGGTATGCCTACACGGAAAATCTATCGGCAGACGCCCTGATGCGCACTTATAAAGAAGCGTTGAACAATGCCAAGACCGTGCAAAGCGATGATCAGTTTGAAATTCCTATGATGAAGCCTGCGGCTTATCACGCCCTGAATCTTTTCAATCCCGAAGAAATTGAGATGGAAAAGAAAATGGAAGTGGCGAAAGCTCTGGAAGAAAAGTGTCTGACTTTGGATTCTCGTGTGCAGGCCGTTCCCTATTCAGGATTTTCTCAAGGTTTAAGCTTTATGCGTATTCTGAATAGCGAAGGCGTGGATCAAGAATTCAAACAGAACTATTACGTTGGCAGAACCGCACCCTTGGCGAAAGAGGGCGAGACGTCTAAAATGGGTGGTGATGGATTCTTTGTTCGTTCATTTGATAAAATCAACACGGATGAAGTGGCACGCACGAGTGTGAACAATGCGGTTAAGTATTTAGGTGCTACCAAGCTTAAAACAGGAAATTATCCGGTCGTCTTGGATCGCAAGGTTTTCCCAACCGTGCTGGCGATGTTGCTGTCATATCTCTCGGCGAAAGAAGTTCATGAGAACAAATCCTTATTGAAAGGCCGTATTGGTCAAAAAGTGGCTGGCGAAAAATTCAATCTGGTGGATGATCCGTTTGAAATGAATGGAACTGCGGTAAGACCTTTTGACTCCGAAGGGGCTCCTTCGCAGAAAACAGTTCTTTTTGAAAACGGTGTATTAAAAAACTATCTGACCAATCTGGAATACTCAAAACGCATGAATTTGCCTCACACGGCGAATGCATCTCGTGGACCGAGTTCACCCATGGATATTGGGCCTACGAATCTGGTGGTTGCGAAAGGCACTAAGACTCAAGAGCAGTTGCTTTCATTGAATCCGGGTCAGACTGTTCACATCACGAAATTCACCGGTGGCTTGCACGCGGGCTTTAAGGATTCAACTGGGGATCTGTCGATGCCAGCGGAAGGGTTCTTGTATGAGAACGGCAAGTGCATGGGGCCCATCGATCAATTCGTGGTTTCTGGAAATGTGCTTGATGTTCTGCGTGATATCGTAGAGCTGGGCGATGCTTATGATCGCCCAGGTCGCAGTTTGATCGCTCCAGATGTATTGATTAAATCCATGAGCTTTGCTGGCGGCTAG
- a CDS encoding TldD/PmbA family protein, with the protein MIVQPQILTKALDAALSTGADFADIFVEDTYSSNLSILSSKADQAIVGQLYGAGIRLFFGHEIVYVTTNDLTEQGLVKAALNAAKSRGTGEGKKSMPLMQVPFDTVHTYGEKPWEMNRERKFKWLNSVDQHARNRNSAVTQVEAALNEKFQKVQIANSRGLMAYDERAYSRLNMEVFVEHMGVKESSSERYGHMGTSELYDGLNMQNFAHENVDRAMGLTTAKFAPAGEMPVLIDNSFGGVLFHEACGHGLETTAVAKESSVFCGKMGQKIANECVTAIDDGTIKNGWGSLNIDDEGNKTKRTTLIENGVLKSYIVDEMGSRQTGYDVTGSGRRQSYKYAPASRMRNTFIDAGKDSFEEMIRDVDYGLYAKNMGGGSVNPGTGDYNFQVREAYIIRKGRIEEMVKGACLIGRGIDTLGKITKVSNELKLATGMCGSVSGSIPAAVGQPQILVSSLMVGGRAG; encoded by the coding sequence ATGATCGTTCAACCTCAGATTCTGACCAAAGCTCTGGATGCCGCACTTTCCACAGGAGCGGATTTCGCGGATATCTTTGTCGAAGACACTTACTCTTCCAACCTTTCTATTTTGAGTTCCAAAGCAGACCAAGCCATTGTGGGCCAGCTTTACGGTGCTGGGATTCGTTTGTTCTTTGGTCATGAAATTGTGTATGTGACCACGAATGATCTGACTGAGCAGGGCTTGGTTAAAGCGGCACTGAATGCAGCGAAAAGCCGTGGCACTGGCGAAGGTAAGAAATCAATGCCGTTGATGCAGGTGCCATTTGATACGGTTCATACCTATGGTGAAAAGCCTTGGGAGATGAACCGCGAACGTAAATTCAAATGGTTGAATTCCGTTGATCAGCACGCGCGCAATCGTAATTCCGCTGTCACTCAGGTGGAAGCCGCTTTGAATGAAAAGTTTCAAAAAGTCCAAATCGCAAATTCTCGCGGTTTGATGGCTTATGATGAACGCGCCTATAGCCGTTTGAATATGGAAGTTTTCGTTGAGCACATGGGTGTCAAGGAAAGTTCCAGTGAACGTTATGGGCACATGGGAACTTCTGAATTGTATGATGGTTTAAATATGCAAAACTTTGCCCATGAAAACGTAGATCGCGCCATGGGACTTACGACAGCTAAATTTGCACCAGCGGGCGAGATGCCGGTTTTGATTGATAACTCATTCGGGGGAGTCCTCTTCCACGAAGCTTGTGGGCACGGTCTTGAAACCACGGCTGTTGCTAAAGAATCCTCTGTGTTTTGCGGTAAGATGGGCCAGAAGATTGCCAATGAGTGTGTCACCGCTATCGATGATGGAACGATCAAAAATGGTTGGGGTTCACTGAATATCGATGACGAAGGCAACAAAACGAAACGCACAACTTTGATTGAAAACGGTGTTTTGAAATCTTACATCGTCGATGAGATGGGTTCACGCCAAACAGGTTATGACGTGACAGGCAGTGGTCGTCGCCAGTCTTACAAGTACGCGCCGGCTTCTCGTATGAGAAACACATTTATTGATGCGGGTAAGGATTCTTTTGAAGAAATGATCCGCGACGTGGATTATGGTCTTTACGCGAAAAACATGGGCGGAGGCTCGGTCAATCCAGGAACGGGCGATTACAATTTCCAAGTTCGTGAAGCCTATATCATCAGAAAAGGTCGCATCGAAGAAATGGTAAAAGGGGCCTGCCTGATCGGGCGTGGTATCGATACTTTGGGTAAAATCACAAAAGTTTCTAATGAATTGAAATTGGCGACGGGTATGTGCGGCTCTGTGAGTGGCTCGATCCCGGCAGCTGTGGGTCAACCGCAGATCTTGGTTTCAAGTCTTATGGTTGGTGGGAGAGCAGGCTAA
- a CDS encoding zinc-dependent metalloprotease codes for MNSNIKRKIPLTGALLLAISTVMISCTKEVPYKEVFKENVETKSTLSPDDEYLFVASSDLSNNDDAGVSSALPFWQGTEKIVKFRFTENTLQVVEAGDDARITKDNTLNNRVLLEIPIKHVQYRCAEDRYGKCTNKEEENSEINWTKKANFIPDFNGMKTTGMSVLPVEMQQLYGFSCFNETSSRFLNYELKDGSLNIQIEKVFRGTPACLGTQMYSISSVDELQSQIIYHYSFNKLSKVTSPNYKKIDYPKADKDTFGFFTSENRKYDVDLSRTQANQKEWMNRWNPDRKEIVYYMSDNFNKPQYQSIKEATRTAFDRVNAGLKAAGLEMRLVLKDPDHKQPGDTRNSMIVMVEDPVSGGPLGYGPTVANPRTGEIISGRVAMYYGNFVQGVRYTYDEVVKELQNSGDIELTKSYAKAKPGAATEAAQAAISEAMKAKLTADTYAKYVHADTVGYKVGNSYTALKKGSTDTIQTGSLVSKANMKQNSAALRQQVHAQLKNMTKVSARYNARTSLKAAADADEGIQQNAAAQTIDTLSAQSKYCNYPSELFPFSEYIKKALIGKLGKNMKLWNDLSDSEKEQVIAIIMPEVWVPTLVHELGHNLGLRHNFQGSEDRMNFYTEGELAKMGVKHEIPYSSVMDYGYSELNLLPTLGKYDIAALRFGYSRKVMTETGATVDVPETLTKLQAEKKDLVLRDFKYCSDESVELSANCKRFDKGTTFVEIVNHLIESYQQRYLVRNFRNGRESFSKVQEGGYYSGRLDNFQYIRNFMEIYSSIKNQFALDDDSLDWTFDPDMKDLKQAALISGRFFLDVMKTPEVLCAVAKKDNLKLVTDIGALKSIDPSANSCWELELADPNLVIVAQGGKNFNDVRFRSNPSSYADQIDIRGIGPDKLAAAEALFVRMTSEVRQHEDNYMDIKDLAPEISATVASLLFDQVNTNVEFRDQAGNLYLNTKWKFDVFSAPGSVNKGKDTHWFDVPMVESAQRRMGLPNHKVSFQEKLLNVISKRMGSSQSHYAEDKAFLDQFRVNRIAKTSVMNSENAVSSRDVGSFKAVALANNAIALDAMSSITKMDLLTSMKDKELEDLRIARTAVRRASTPVPATDAKYKDVTVNDINMFKAGALPAKDKLEYLLTILPGAEEAK; via the coding sequence ATGAACAGCAACATTAAACGCAAAATTCCCCTAACAGGTGCTTTGCTGCTGGCCATTTCAACAGTCATGATTTCTTGTACGAAAGAAGTTCCGTACAAGGAGGTCTTTAAAGAAAACGTTGAAACGAAATCAACTCTGTCACCAGATGACGAATACCTTTTCGTGGCGTCTTCGGACTTATCAAACAACGACGACGCGGGGGTCTCTTCTGCTCTGCCTTTCTGGCAAGGAACTGAGAAAATCGTAAAATTCCGCTTTACTGAAAACACTTTGCAAGTTGTTGAAGCTGGCGACGACGCCCGCATCACTAAAGACAACACATTGAACAACCGCGTTTTGTTGGAAATCCCAATCAAACATGTTCAATACCGTTGTGCCGAAGACCGCTACGGCAAATGTACAAACAAAGAAGAAGAAAACAGCGAAATCAACTGGACTAAAAAGGCCAATTTCATCCCAGACTTTAACGGCATGAAAACGACAGGCATGTCGGTGTTACCAGTGGAAATGCAACAACTTTACGGCTTCTCTTGTTTTAACGAGACATCCTCTCGCTTTTTGAACTATGAACTCAAAGATGGCTCTTTGAACATTCAAATTGAAAAAGTATTCCGTGGGACGCCGGCTTGCCTGGGTACACAAATGTACTCCATCAGCAGCGTTGATGAATTGCAAAGCCAAATCATCTATCACTACTCGTTCAATAAATTGAGCAAAGTAACGTCCCCGAACTATAAAAAAATCGACTACCCAAAAGCTGATAAAGATACTTTCGGTTTCTTCACCAGCGAAAACCGCAAGTACGACGTTGATTTGAGCCGCACTCAAGCGAATCAAAAAGAGTGGATGAATCGTTGGAATCCAGACAGAAAAGAAATCGTTTATTACATGTCTGACAATTTCAATAAACCTCAATATCAGTCTATTAAAGAGGCAACTCGCACAGCTTTTGACCGTGTAAACGCCGGTCTTAAAGCGGCGGGCCTTGAAATGCGCTTGGTTCTTAAAGATCCAGACCACAAACAACCAGGTGACACACGCAATAGTATGATCGTGATGGTTGAGGACCCTGTTTCCGGTGGTCCATTGGGATACGGTCCAACTGTGGCAAATCCTCGCACGGGGGAAATCATCAGCGGTCGCGTGGCGATGTACTATGGTAACTTCGTTCAAGGTGTTCGTTACACTTACGATGAAGTTGTTAAAGAACTTCAAAACTCTGGCGACATCGAATTGACAAAATCTTATGCGAAAGCAAAACCTGGTGCCGCTACCGAAGCAGCCCAAGCAGCCATTTCTGAGGCGATGAAAGCCAAATTGACGGCCGATACTTACGCTAAATACGTACACGCAGATACAGTTGGTTACAAAGTTGGCAATTCCTATACTGCTTTAAAAAAAGGTTCCACGGACACAATTCAAACAGGTTCTTTGGTGTCTAAAGCCAACATGAAGCAAAACTCTGCGGCTCTTCGCCAGCAGGTTCACGCTCAGCTTAAAAACATGACGAAAGTTTCTGCACGCTACAATGCACGCACAAGCCTGAAAGCTGCTGCTGATGCTGACGAAGGCATCCAGCAAAACGCCGCAGCACAGACGATCGACACGTTGTCAGCACAATCTAAATACTGCAACTACCCGTCTGAACTTTTCCCATTCAGCGAATACATCAAGAAAGCTTTGATCGGTAAACTTGGTAAGAACATGAAGTTGTGGAATGACTTAAGCGACTCTGAAAAAGAACAAGTGATCGCGATCATCATGCCTGAAGTTTGGGTTCCAACTTTGGTTCATGAATTGGGTCATAACTTGGGTCTACGTCATAACTTCCAAGGTTCTGAAGACAGAATGAATTTTTACACAGAGGGCGAGCTTGCTAAAATGGGCGTGAAACACGAAATCCCATACAGCTCTGTGATGGACTATGGTTACAGCGAATTGAACCTGCTTCCAACTTTGGGAAAATACGACATCGCAGCTTTGCGCTTCGGTTACAGCCGTAAGGTCATGACTGAAACAGGTGCAACAGTTGATGTTCCAGAAACATTGACGAAACTCCAAGCAGAAAAGAAAGACTTGGTTCTTCGTGACTTTAAGTATTGCTCTGATGAAAGTGTTGAACTGTCTGCGAATTGCAAACGTTTCGACAAAGGGACGACATTTGTTGAAATCGTCAATCACCTGATTGAAAGCTATCAGCAACGTTACTTGGTAAGAAATTTCCGTAACGGCCGCGAAAGCTTCTCGAAAGTTCAAGAAGGCGGTTACTACAGCGGTCGTTTGGATAACTTCCAATACATCCGTAACTTTATGGAGATCTACTCTTCCATCAAGAACCAATTCGCCCTTGACGATGACTCTTTGGATTGGACTTTTGATCCAGACATGAAAGATCTAAAACAAGCGGCTTTGATTTCCGGCCGCTTCTTCCTGGATGTGATGAAAACACCAGAGGTTCTGTGTGCAGTTGCTAAGAAAGACAACCTGAAATTGGTTACAGACATCGGTGCCCTTAAGTCAATCGATCCAAGCGCCAACAGCTGCTGGGAACTTGAATTGGCTGATCCGAATCTAGTGATCGTAGCTCAAGGTGGTAAAAACTTTAACGACGTTCGCTTCCGTTCGAACCCTTCGTCTTATGCTGATCAGATCGATATCCGTGGTATCGGTCCGGATAAGTTGGCAGCGGCTGAAGCTTTGTTCGTACGTATGACAAGCGAAGTACGCCAGCACGAAGATAACTACATGGATATCAAAGATTTGGCTCCAGAGATCTCAGCTACCGTGGCTTCCTTGTTGTTTGACCAAGTCAATACAAACGTAGAATTCCGCGACCAAGCTGGAAATCTCTACCTGAATACAAAATGGAAGTTCGATGTGTTCTCAGCCCCAGGCAGCGTGAACAAAGGAAAAGACACTCACTGGTTTGATGTTCCGATGGTTGAATCGGCTCAACGCCGCATGGGTCTGCCTAACCACAAAGTCAGCTTCCAGGAAAAGCTATTGAATGTGATTTCAAAACGCATGGGCAGCTCTCAATCGCACTATGCAGAAGACAAAGCTTTCTTGGATCAGTTCCGAGTGAACCGCATCGCAAAAACATCCGTGATGAACTCGGAAAATGCCGTCAGCTCCCGCGATGTGGGCTCTTTCAAAGCGGTGGCATTGGCTAACAACGCGATCGCCTTGGATGCAATGTCTTCGATCACTAAAATGGATCTATTGACGAGCATGAAAGATAAAGAACTGGAAGACCTGCGTATCGCAAGAACAGCCGTACGCCGCGCTTCAACACCAGTTCCAGCGACGGATGCGAAATACAAAGATGTCACTGTAAACGACATCAATATGTTCAAAGCCGGCGCTTTGCCAGCAAAAGACAAACTTGAGTATCTTTTAACAATCCTGCCTGGTGCAGAAGAAGCTAAGTAA